From a region of the Megalops cyprinoides isolate fMegCyp1 chromosome 13, fMegCyp1.pri, whole genome shotgun sequence genome:
- the ccpg1 gene encoding cell cycle progression protein 1 isoform X6 codes for MSDSSSDTESSCGWTLISNEGSDIETLGSENGAEGGSDPVESPPVLQEEVMQNEPETLCAGGDEERTEPSLEPTQQEESLEEKLAVPEVGEEVVVDEHATLCSSSDHSDIVTLEPSRVAELGPWEEQAILEEESLASEELYLGTSSSSQYTFSTPEKTRLMMSHWKLPEGIRDLGNRLKGHLTGSRPFPVFPAEPPAGGSSSSEEEAGEQPSPAMRRRRVRKSAASPPEVEEVRPAGEGEEQQEPQEQQEPRGAPPQGHVNGTLNKCILLALVVAISMGFGHFYGTVQIQERQKMVEKMRVSELSDLRGAPQHCQSQQDVSVESKAQKDDLALRLKQTMEKRKEVESQQKRLVTENQQLKSSLEREEESLSTLQEELRNLRAQIRNLEERGAGADSILSENQRLKDHLEEEKQRIRSFLRQKETLMAEAQMLRRELDKERRVTDKLKEELEQLSLRRTAAAGEADPETVELQARLTELEKKLNFEQQRSDLWERLYVETKEERVKGDQQPRDKKPKDSVIGKVTETFDAMKNSTKEFVHHHKEQIKKAKEAVKENLRKFSDSVKSTFRHFKDSASRALDKSRRPQERRFQEWKEAKAERHERQQEQSREHRDKTAEGPAWQQKPHKPQHQHPRKSTADTFQADSNTRKPGAKVHKNQEAEGHRGVPKGCSGVFDCAYQESMSLFNKALDPIRVDEFNQLIHSYLQQEVNHFHHWRELESFINSFFHNGVFIHDQMLFTDFVSGVEDYLEDMDEYQLHDDDVFEDLDEYVYRHFFGDTYAKRYGPSRPFQGPVSKSKEGSQLGHQRKHQRAHHRPQREKKWSRPGRTTGRHIANVKIELGPLPFDPKY; via the exons GACCCTGGGGTCGGAGAATGGAGCGGAAGGAGGTTCTGACCCTGTTGAGAGCCCCCCTGTGCTGCAGGAGGAAGTGATGCAGAACGAGCCAGAAACCCTCTGTG CTGGTGGTGATGAAGAGAGGACTGAGCCATCACTTGAACCCACTCAACAAGAAGAAAGCTTAGAAGAGAAGCTGGCTGTTcctgag GTCGGAGAAGAGGTGGTTGTAGACGAACACGCGACGCTGTGTTCCTCGAGTGACCACTCTGACATTGTGACCCTGGAGCCCTCGAGGGTGGCGGAGCTGGGGCCCTGGGAGGAGCAGGCCATTCTGGAGGAGGAGTCGCTGGCCAGCGAGGAGCTCTACCTGggcacctcctccagcagccagTACACCTTCAGCACTCCTGAGAAGACAC GTCTGATGATGAGCCATTGGAAGCTTCCGGAAGGTATCAGGGACTTGGGCAATCGTCTGAAAGGGCATCTGACCGGCAGCCGCCCATTCCCAG TTTTCCCAGCGGAGCCCCCTGCAGGAGGCTCCAGCAGCAgcgaggaggaggcgggggagCAGCCCAGCCCAGCCATGAGGAGGCGGAGGGTGAGGAAGAGCGCGGCCTCCCCGCCCGAAGTGGAGGAGGTACGGCCTGCcggagagggggaggagcagcaggagccGCAGGAGCAACAGGAGCCGCGGGGAGCCCCTCCCCAGGGCCACGTCAACGGCACTCTCAACAAGTGCATCCTGCTGGCCCTGGTCGTCGCCATCAGCATGGGCTTTGGGCATTTCTACG GTACGGTGCAGATTCAGGAGAGGCAGAAGATGGTGGAGAAAATGCGCGTGAGCGAGCTGAGTGATCTGAGAGGGGCCCCGCAGCACTGTCAGAGCCAGCAGGACGTCAGCGTTGAGAGCAAG GCACAGAAAGATGACCTTGCCTTACGCTTGAAGCAGACCatggagaagaggaaggaggtggAGTCTCAGCAGAAGCGCCTGGTCACGGAGAACCAGCAGCTGAAGAGCTCGCTGGAGCGCGAGGAGGAGTCCCTGTCCaccctgcaggaggagctgcgcAACCTCCGTGCGCAGATCCGGAACCTGGAGGAGAGGGGCGCCGGGGCCGACTCCATCCTGTCGGAGAACCAGCGGCTGAAGGAccacctggaggaggagaagcagcgTATCCGCAGCTTCCTGCGGCAGAAGGAGACGCTGATGGCCGAGGCACAGATGCTGCGGCGGGAGCTGGACAAGGAGCGACGCGTGACGGACAagctgaaggaggagctggagcagctgagcCTCCGCAGGACCGCCGCCGCCGGGGAGGCCGACCCGGAGACCGTGGAGCTGCAGGCGCGGCTGACGGAGCTGGAGAAGAAGCTCAACTTCGAGCAGCAGCGCTCGGACCTCTGGGAGAGGCTCTACGTGGAGACCAAGGAGGAGAGGGTGAAGGGAGACCAGCAGCCCAGGGACAAGAAGCCCAAGGACAGCGTGATCGGCAAGGTGACGGAGACCTTCGACGCCATGAAGAACTCCACCAAGGAGTTCGTGCACCACCACAAGGAGCAGATCAAGAAGGCCAAGGAGGCCGTGAAGGAGAACCTCAGGAAGTTCTCCGACTCCGTCAAATCCACCTTCCGCCACTTTAAGGACTCCGCCTCGCGCGCGCTGGACAAGTCCCGCCGGCCTCAGGAGAGGAGGTTCCAGGAGTGGAAGGAGGCCAAGGCTGAACGTCACGAGCGCCAGCAGGAGCAGTcgagagaacacagagacaagacCGCAGAAGGTCCGGCCTGGCAGCAGAAGCCCCACAAGCCACAGCATCAGCACCCAAGGAAGTCCACTGCCGACACCTTTCAGGCTGACAGCAACACACGGAAACCAGGGGCCAAAGTCCACAAGAATCAGGAAGcggagggacacagaggggtgCCCAAAGGATGCTCCGGGGTGTTTGATTGTGCCTACCAGGAGTCCATGAGCCTCTTCAACAAGGCTCTGGACCCCATCCGGGTGGACGAGTTCAACCAGCTGATCCACAGCTACCTCCAGCAGGAGGTGAACCATTTCCACCACTGGAGAGAGCTAGAGAGCTTTATCAACAGCTTCTTCCACAATGGCGTCTTCATCCACGATCAGATGCTGTTCACAGACTTTGTCAGTGGTGTGGAAGACTACCTGGAGGACATGGATGAGTACCAGCTTCACGATGACGATGTGTTCGAGGATCTTGACGAGTATGTCTACAGGCACTTCTTTGGAGATACCTATGCAAAACGCTATGGGCCAAG TAGACCCTTTCAAGGGCCTGTTTCAAAAAGTAAAGAGGGCAGCCAGCTGGGGCACCAGCGAAAGCACCAGCGAGCTCATCATCGCCCCCAGAGAGAGAAGAAGTGGAGCAGGCCAGGACGTACAACTGGGAGACACATTGCAAACGTCAAAATAGAGCTGGGTCCTTTGCCTTTTGATCCGAAATATTAA
- the ccpg1 gene encoding cell cycle progression protein 1 isoform X2, with product MSDSSSDTESSCGWTLISNEGSDIETLGSENGAEGGSDPVESPPVLQEEVMQNEPETLCAGGDEERTEPSLEPTQQEESLEEKLAVPEVGEEVVVDEHATLCSSSDHSDIVTLEPSRVAELGPWEEQAILEEESLASEELYLGTSSSSQYTFSTPEKTRLMMSHWKLPEGIRDLGNRLKGHLTGSRPFPVFPAEPPAGGSSSSEEEAGEQPSPAMRRRRVRKSAASPPEVEEVRPAGEGEEQQEPQEQQEPRGAPPQGHVNGTLNKCILLALVVAISMGFGHFYGTVQIQERQKMVEKMRVSELSDLRGAPQHCQSQQDVSVESKEVVQHLREDLEDKRGMVLSCTGIMDKITKENEQLRFIQAELQAQKDDLALRLKQTMEKRKEVESQQKRLVTENQQLKSSLEREEESLSTLQEELRNLRAQIRNLEERGAGADSILSENQRLKDHLEEEKQRIRSFLRQKETLMAEAQMLRRELDKERRVTDKLKEELEQLSLRRTAAAGEADPETVELQARLTELEKKLNFEQQRSDLWERLYVETKEERVKGDQQPRDKKPKDSVIGKVTETFDAMKNSTKEFVHHHKEQIKKAKEAVKENLRKFSDSVKSTFRHFKDSASRALDKSRRPQERRFQEWKEAKAERHERQQEQSREHRDKTAEGPAWQQKPHKPQHQHPRKSTADTFQADSNTRKPGAKVHKNQEAEGHRGVPKGCSGVFDCAYQESMSLFNKALDPIRVDEFNQLIHSYLQQEVNHFHHWRELESFINSFFHNGVFIHDQMLFTDFVSGVEDYLEDMDEYQLHDDDVFEDLDEYVYRHFFGDTYAKRYGPSRPFQGPVSKSKEGSQLGHQRKHQRAHHRPQREKKWSRPGRTTGRHIANVKIELGPLPFDPKY from the exons GACCCTGGGGTCGGAGAATGGAGCGGAAGGAGGTTCTGACCCTGTTGAGAGCCCCCCTGTGCTGCAGGAGGAAGTGATGCAGAACGAGCCAGAAACCCTCTGTG CTGGTGGTGATGAAGAGAGGACTGAGCCATCACTTGAACCCACTCAACAAGAAGAAAGCTTAGAAGAGAAGCTGGCTGTTcctgag GTCGGAGAAGAGGTGGTTGTAGACGAACACGCGACGCTGTGTTCCTCGAGTGACCACTCTGACATTGTGACCCTGGAGCCCTCGAGGGTGGCGGAGCTGGGGCCCTGGGAGGAGCAGGCCATTCTGGAGGAGGAGTCGCTGGCCAGCGAGGAGCTCTACCTGggcacctcctccagcagccagTACACCTTCAGCACTCCTGAGAAGACAC GTCTGATGATGAGCCATTGGAAGCTTCCGGAAGGTATCAGGGACTTGGGCAATCGTCTGAAAGGGCATCTGACCGGCAGCCGCCCATTCCCAG TTTTCCCAGCGGAGCCCCCTGCAGGAGGCTCCAGCAGCAgcgaggaggaggcgggggagCAGCCCAGCCCAGCCATGAGGAGGCGGAGGGTGAGGAAGAGCGCGGCCTCCCCGCCCGAAGTGGAGGAGGTACGGCCTGCcggagagggggaggagcagcaggagccGCAGGAGCAACAGGAGCCGCGGGGAGCCCCTCCCCAGGGCCACGTCAACGGCACTCTCAACAAGTGCATCCTGCTGGCCCTGGTCGTCGCCATCAGCATGGGCTTTGGGCATTTCTACG GTACGGTGCAGATTCAGGAGAGGCAGAAGATGGTGGAGAAAATGCGCGTGAGCGAGCTGAGTGATCTGAGAGGGGCCCCGCAGCACTGTCAGAGCCAGCAGGACGTCAGCGTTGAGAGCAAG GAAGTGGTTCAGCATCTGAGAGAGGACCTAGAGGACAAGCGTGGTATGGTGCTCTCCTGCACTGGGATTATGGATAAGATAACTAAAGAGAACGAGCAGCTCAGATTCATACAGGCTGAGCTACAG GCACAGAAAGATGACCTTGCCTTACGCTTGAAGCAGACCatggagaagaggaaggaggtggAGTCTCAGCAGAAGCGCCTGGTCACGGAGAACCAGCAGCTGAAGAGCTCGCTGGAGCGCGAGGAGGAGTCCCTGTCCaccctgcaggaggagctgcgcAACCTCCGTGCGCAGATCCGGAACCTGGAGGAGAGGGGCGCCGGGGCCGACTCCATCCTGTCGGAGAACCAGCGGCTGAAGGAccacctggaggaggagaagcagcgTATCCGCAGCTTCCTGCGGCAGAAGGAGACGCTGATGGCCGAGGCACAGATGCTGCGGCGGGAGCTGGACAAGGAGCGACGCGTGACGGACAagctgaaggaggagctggagcagctgagcCTCCGCAGGACCGCCGCCGCCGGGGAGGCCGACCCGGAGACCGTGGAGCTGCAGGCGCGGCTGACGGAGCTGGAGAAGAAGCTCAACTTCGAGCAGCAGCGCTCGGACCTCTGGGAGAGGCTCTACGTGGAGACCAAGGAGGAGAGGGTGAAGGGAGACCAGCAGCCCAGGGACAAGAAGCCCAAGGACAGCGTGATCGGCAAGGTGACGGAGACCTTCGACGCCATGAAGAACTCCACCAAGGAGTTCGTGCACCACCACAAGGAGCAGATCAAGAAGGCCAAGGAGGCCGTGAAGGAGAACCTCAGGAAGTTCTCCGACTCCGTCAAATCCACCTTCCGCCACTTTAAGGACTCCGCCTCGCGCGCGCTGGACAAGTCCCGCCGGCCTCAGGAGAGGAGGTTCCAGGAGTGGAAGGAGGCCAAGGCTGAACGTCACGAGCGCCAGCAGGAGCAGTcgagagaacacagagacaagacCGCAGAAGGTCCGGCCTGGCAGCAGAAGCCCCACAAGCCACAGCATCAGCACCCAAGGAAGTCCACTGCCGACACCTTTCAGGCTGACAGCAACACACGGAAACCAGGGGCCAAAGTCCACAAGAATCAGGAAGcggagggacacagaggggtgCCCAAAGGATGCTCCGGGGTGTTTGATTGTGCCTACCAGGAGTCCATGAGCCTCTTCAACAAGGCTCTGGACCCCATCCGGGTGGACGAGTTCAACCAGCTGATCCACAGCTACCTCCAGCAGGAGGTGAACCATTTCCACCACTGGAGAGAGCTAGAGAGCTTTATCAACAGCTTCTTCCACAATGGCGTCTTCATCCACGATCAGATGCTGTTCACAGACTTTGTCAGTGGTGTGGAAGACTACCTGGAGGACATGGATGAGTACCAGCTTCACGATGACGATGTGTTCGAGGATCTTGACGAGTATGTCTACAGGCACTTCTTTGGAGATACCTATGCAAAACGCTATGGGCCAAG TAGACCCTTTCAAGGGCCTGTTTCAAAAAGTAAAGAGGGCAGCCAGCTGGGGCACCAGCGAAAGCACCAGCGAGCTCATCATCGCCCCCAGAGAGAGAAGAAGTGGAGCAGGCCAGGACGTACAACTGGGAGACACATTGCAAACGTCAAAATAGAGCTGGGTCCTTTGCCTTTTGATCCGAAATATTAA
- the ccpg1 gene encoding cell cycle progression protein 1 isoform X5: protein MSDSSSDTESSCGWTLISNEGSDIETLGSENGAEGGSDPVESPPVLQEEVMQNEPETLCAGGDEERTEPSLEPTQQEESLEEKLAVPEVGEEVVVDEHATLCSSSDHSDIVTLEPSRVAELGPWEEQAILEEESLASEELYLGTSSSSQYTFSTPEKTRLMMSHWKLPEGIRDLGNRLKGHLTGSRPFPVFPAEPPAGGSSSSEEEAGEQPSPAMRRRRVRKSAASPPEVEEVRPAGEGEEQQEPQEQQEPRGAPPQGHVNGTLNKCILLALVVAISMGFGHFYGKFEGTVQIQERQKMVEKMRVSELSDLRGAPQHCQSQQDVSVESKAQKDDLALRLKQTMEKRKEVESQQKRLVTENQQLKSSLEREEESLSTLQEELRNLRAQIRNLEERGAGADSILSENQRLKDHLEEEKQRIRSFLRQKETLMAEAQMLRRELDKERRVTDKLKEELEQLSLRRTAAAGEADPETVELQARLTELEKKLNFEQQRSDLWERLYVETKEERVKGDQQPRDKKPKDSVIGKVTETFDAMKNSTKEFVHHHKEQIKKAKEAVKENLRKFSDSVKSTFRHFKDSASRALDKSRRPQERRFQEWKEAKAERHERQQEQSREHRDKTAEGPAWQQKPHKPQHQHPRKSTADTFQADSNTRKPGAKVHKNQEAEGHRGVPKGCSGVFDCAYQESMSLFNKALDPIRVDEFNQLIHSYLQQEVNHFHHWRELESFINSFFHNGVFIHDQMLFTDFVSGVEDYLEDMDEYQLHDDDVFEDLDEYVYRHFFGDTYAKRYGPSRPFQGPVSKSKEGSQLGHQRKHQRAHHRPQREKKWSRPGRTTGRHIANVKIELGPLPFDPKY from the exons GACCCTGGGGTCGGAGAATGGAGCGGAAGGAGGTTCTGACCCTGTTGAGAGCCCCCCTGTGCTGCAGGAGGAAGTGATGCAGAACGAGCCAGAAACCCTCTGTG CTGGTGGTGATGAAGAGAGGACTGAGCCATCACTTGAACCCACTCAACAAGAAGAAAGCTTAGAAGAGAAGCTGGCTGTTcctgag GTCGGAGAAGAGGTGGTTGTAGACGAACACGCGACGCTGTGTTCCTCGAGTGACCACTCTGACATTGTGACCCTGGAGCCCTCGAGGGTGGCGGAGCTGGGGCCCTGGGAGGAGCAGGCCATTCTGGAGGAGGAGTCGCTGGCCAGCGAGGAGCTCTACCTGggcacctcctccagcagccagTACACCTTCAGCACTCCTGAGAAGACAC GTCTGATGATGAGCCATTGGAAGCTTCCGGAAGGTATCAGGGACTTGGGCAATCGTCTGAAAGGGCATCTGACCGGCAGCCGCCCATTCCCAG TTTTCCCAGCGGAGCCCCCTGCAGGAGGCTCCAGCAGCAgcgaggaggaggcgggggagCAGCCCAGCCCAGCCATGAGGAGGCGGAGGGTGAGGAAGAGCGCGGCCTCCCCGCCCGAAGTGGAGGAGGTACGGCCTGCcggagagggggaggagcagcaggagccGCAGGAGCAACAGGAGCCGCGGGGAGCCCCTCCCCAGGGCCACGTCAACGGCACTCTCAACAAGTGCATCCTGCTGGCCCTGGTCGTCGCCATCAGCATGGGCTTTGGGCATTTCTACG GTAAATTTGAAG GTACGGTGCAGATTCAGGAGAGGCAGAAGATGGTGGAGAAAATGCGCGTGAGCGAGCTGAGTGATCTGAGAGGGGCCCCGCAGCACTGTCAGAGCCAGCAGGACGTCAGCGTTGAGAGCAAG GCACAGAAAGATGACCTTGCCTTACGCTTGAAGCAGACCatggagaagaggaaggaggtggAGTCTCAGCAGAAGCGCCTGGTCACGGAGAACCAGCAGCTGAAGAGCTCGCTGGAGCGCGAGGAGGAGTCCCTGTCCaccctgcaggaggagctgcgcAACCTCCGTGCGCAGATCCGGAACCTGGAGGAGAGGGGCGCCGGGGCCGACTCCATCCTGTCGGAGAACCAGCGGCTGAAGGAccacctggaggaggagaagcagcgTATCCGCAGCTTCCTGCGGCAGAAGGAGACGCTGATGGCCGAGGCACAGATGCTGCGGCGGGAGCTGGACAAGGAGCGACGCGTGACGGACAagctgaaggaggagctggagcagctgagcCTCCGCAGGACCGCCGCCGCCGGGGAGGCCGACCCGGAGACCGTGGAGCTGCAGGCGCGGCTGACGGAGCTGGAGAAGAAGCTCAACTTCGAGCAGCAGCGCTCGGACCTCTGGGAGAGGCTCTACGTGGAGACCAAGGAGGAGAGGGTGAAGGGAGACCAGCAGCCCAGGGACAAGAAGCCCAAGGACAGCGTGATCGGCAAGGTGACGGAGACCTTCGACGCCATGAAGAACTCCACCAAGGAGTTCGTGCACCACCACAAGGAGCAGATCAAGAAGGCCAAGGAGGCCGTGAAGGAGAACCTCAGGAAGTTCTCCGACTCCGTCAAATCCACCTTCCGCCACTTTAAGGACTCCGCCTCGCGCGCGCTGGACAAGTCCCGCCGGCCTCAGGAGAGGAGGTTCCAGGAGTGGAAGGAGGCCAAGGCTGAACGTCACGAGCGCCAGCAGGAGCAGTcgagagaacacagagacaagacCGCAGAAGGTCCGGCCTGGCAGCAGAAGCCCCACAAGCCACAGCATCAGCACCCAAGGAAGTCCACTGCCGACACCTTTCAGGCTGACAGCAACACACGGAAACCAGGGGCCAAAGTCCACAAGAATCAGGAAGcggagggacacagaggggtgCCCAAAGGATGCTCCGGGGTGTTTGATTGTGCCTACCAGGAGTCCATGAGCCTCTTCAACAAGGCTCTGGACCCCATCCGGGTGGACGAGTTCAACCAGCTGATCCACAGCTACCTCCAGCAGGAGGTGAACCATTTCCACCACTGGAGAGAGCTAGAGAGCTTTATCAACAGCTTCTTCCACAATGGCGTCTTCATCCACGATCAGATGCTGTTCACAGACTTTGTCAGTGGTGTGGAAGACTACCTGGAGGACATGGATGAGTACCAGCTTCACGATGACGATGTGTTCGAGGATCTTGACGAGTATGTCTACAGGCACTTCTTTGGAGATACCTATGCAAAACGCTATGGGCCAAG TAGACCCTTTCAAGGGCCTGTTTCAAAAAGTAAAGAGGGCAGCCAGCTGGGGCACCAGCGAAAGCACCAGCGAGCTCATCATCGCCCCCAGAGAGAGAAGAAGTGGAGCAGGCCAGGACGTACAACTGGGAGACACATTGCAAACGTCAAAATAGAGCTGGGTCCTTTGCCTTTTGATCCGAAATATTAA
- the ccpg1 gene encoding cell cycle progression protein 1 isoform X1, with protein MSDSSSDTESSCGWTLISNEGSDIETLGSENGAEGGSDPVESPPVLQEEVMQNEPETLCAGGDEERTEPSLEPTQQEESLEEKLAVPEVGEEVVVDEHATLCSSSDHSDIVTLEPSRVAELGPWEEQAILEEESLASEELYLGTSSSSQYTFSTPEKTRLMMSHWKLPEGIRDLGNRLKGHLTGSRPFPVFPAEPPAGGSSSSEEEAGEQPSPAMRRRRVRKSAASPPEVEEVRPAGEGEEQQEPQEQQEPRGAPPQGHVNGTLNKCILLALVVAISMGFGHFYGKFEGTVQIQERQKMVEKMRVSELSDLRGAPQHCQSQQDVSVESKEVVQHLREDLEDKRGMVLSCTGIMDKITKENEQLRFIQAELQAQKDDLALRLKQTMEKRKEVESQQKRLVTENQQLKSSLEREEESLSTLQEELRNLRAQIRNLEERGAGADSILSENQRLKDHLEEEKQRIRSFLRQKETLMAEAQMLRRELDKERRVTDKLKEELEQLSLRRTAAAGEADPETVELQARLTELEKKLNFEQQRSDLWERLYVETKEERVKGDQQPRDKKPKDSVIGKVTETFDAMKNSTKEFVHHHKEQIKKAKEAVKENLRKFSDSVKSTFRHFKDSASRALDKSRRPQERRFQEWKEAKAERHERQQEQSREHRDKTAEGPAWQQKPHKPQHQHPRKSTADTFQADSNTRKPGAKVHKNQEAEGHRGVPKGCSGVFDCAYQESMSLFNKALDPIRVDEFNQLIHSYLQQEVNHFHHWRELESFINSFFHNGVFIHDQMLFTDFVSGVEDYLEDMDEYQLHDDDVFEDLDEYVYRHFFGDTYAKRYGPSRPFQGPVSKSKEGSQLGHQRKHQRAHHRPQREKKWSRPGRTTGRHIANVKIELGPLPFDPKY; from the exons GACCCTGGGGTCGGAGAATGGAGCGGAAGGAGGTTCTGACCCTGTTGAGAGCCCCCCTGTGCTGCAGGAGGAAGTGATGCAGAACGAGCCAGAAACCCTCTGTG CTGGTGGTGATGAAGAGAGGACTGAGCCATCACTTGAACCCACTCAACAAGAAGAAAGCTTAGAAGAGAAGCTGGCTGTTcctgag GTCGGAGAAGAGGTGGTTGTAGACGAACACGCGACGCTGTGTTCCTCGAGTGACCACTCTGACATTGTGACCCTGGAGCCCTCGAGGGTGGCGGAGCTGGGGCCCTGGGAGGAGCAGGCCATTCTGGAGGAGGAGTCGCTGGCCAGCGAGGAGCTCTACCTGggcacctcctccagcagccagTACACCTTCAGCACTCCTGAGAAGACAC GTCTGATGATGAGCCATTGGAAGCTTCCGGAAGGTATCAGGGACTTGGGCAATCGTCTGAAAGGGCATCTGACCGGCAGCCGCCCATTCCCAG TTTTCCCAGCGGAGCCCCCTGCAGGAGGCTCCAGCAGCAgcgaggaggaggcgggggagCAGCCCAGCCCAGCCATGAGGAGGCGGAGGGTGAGGAAGAGCGCGGCCTCCCCGCCCGAAGTGGAGGAGGTACGGCCTGCcggagagggggaggagcagcaggagccGCAGGAGCAACAGGAGCCGCGGGGAGCCCCTCCCCAGGGCCACGTCAACGGCACTCTCAACAAGTGCATCCTGCTGGCCCTGGTCGTCGCCATCAGCATGGGCTTTGGGCATTTCTACG GTAAATTTGAAG GTACGGTGCAGATTCAGGAGAGGCAGAAGATGGTGGAGAAAATGCGCGTGAGCGAGCTGAGTGATCTGAGAGGGGCCCCGCAGCACTGTCAGAGCCAGCAGGACGTCAGCGTTGAGAGCAAG GAAGTGGTTCAGCATCTGAGAGAGGACCTAGAGGACAAGCGTGGTATGGTGCTCTCCTGCACTGGGATTATGGATAAGATAACTAAAGAGAACGAGCAGCTCAGATTCATACAGGCTGAGCTACAG GCACAGAAAGATGACCTTGCCTTACGCTTGAAGCAGACCatggagaagaggaaggaggtggAGTCTCAGCAGAAGCGCCTGGTCACGGAGAACCAGCAGCTGAAGAGCTCGCTGGAGCGCGAGGAGGAGTCCCTGTCCaccctgcaggaggagctgcgcAACCTCCGTGCGCAGATCCGGAACCTGGAGGAGAGGGGCGCCGGGGCCGACTCCATCCTGTCGGAGAACCAGCGGCTGAAGGAccacctggaggaggagaagcagcgTATCCGCAGCTTCCTGCGGCAGAAGGAGACGCTGATGGCCGAGGCACAGATGCTGCGGCGGGAGCTGGACAAGGAGCGACGCGTGACGGACAagctgaaggaggagctggagcagctgagcCTCCGCAGGACCGCCGCCGCCGGGGAGGCCGACCCGGAGACCGTGGAGCTGCAGGCGCGGCTGACGGAGCTGGAGAAGAAGCTCAACTTCGAGCAGCAGCGCTCGGACCTCTGGGAGAGGCTCTACGTGGAGACCAAGGAGGAGAGGGTGAAGGGAGACCAGCAGCCCAGGGACAAGAAGCCCAAGGACAGCGTGATCGGCAAGGTGACGGAGACCTTCGACGCCATGAAGAACTCCACCAAGGAGTTCGTGCACCACCACAAGGAGCAGATCAAGAAGGCCAAGGAGGCCGTGAAGGAGAACCTCAGGAAGTTCTCCGACTCCGTCAAATCCACCTTCCGCCACTTTAAGGACTCCGCCTCGCGCGCGCTGGACAAGTCCCGCCGGCCTCAGGAGAGGAGGTTCCAGGAGTGGAAGGAGGCCAAGGCTGAACGTCACGAGCGCCAGCAGGAGCAGTcgagagaacacagagacaagacCGCAGAAGGTCCGGCCTGGCAGCAGAAGCCCCACAAGCCACAGCATCAGCACCCAAGGAAGTCCACTGCCGACACCTTTCAGGCTGACAGCAACACACGGAAACCAGGGGCCAAAGTCCACAAGAATCAGGAAGcggagggacacagaggggtgCCCAAAGGATGCTCCGGGGTGTTTGATTGTGCCTACCAGGAGTCCATGAGCCTCTTCAACAAGGCTCTGGACCCCATCCGGGTGGACGAGTTCAACCAGCTGATCCACAGCTACCTCCAGCAGGAGGTGAACCATTTCCACCACTGGAGAGAGCTAGAGAGCTTTATCAACAGCTTCTTCCACAATGGCGTCTTCATCCACGATCAGATGCTGTTCACAGACTTTGTCAGTGGTGTGGAAGACTACCTGGAGGACATGGATGAGTACCAGCTTCACGATGACGATGTGTTCGAGGATCTTGACGAGTATGTCTACAGGCACTTCTTTGGAGATACCTATGCAAAACGCTATGGGCCAAG TAGACCCTTTCAAGGGCCTGTTTCAAAAAGTAAAGAGGGCAGCCAGCTGGGGCACCAGCGAAAGCACCAGCGAGCTCATCATCGCCCCCAGAGAGAGAAGAAGTGGAGCAGGCCAGGACGTACAACTGGGAGACACATTGCAAACGTCAAAATAGAGCTGGGTCCTTTGCCTTTTGATCCGAAATATTAA